In a single window of the Oryctolagus cuniculus chromosome 2, mOryCun1.1, whole genome shotgun sequence genome:
- the RPL31 gene encoding large ribosomal subunit protein eL31, whose protein sequence is MAPAKKGGEKKKGRSAINEVVTREYTINIHKRIHGVGFKKRAPRALKEIRKFAMKEMGTPDVRIDTRLNKAVWAKGIRNVPYRIRVRLSRKRNEDEDSPNKLYTLVTYVPVTTFKNLQTVNVDEN, encoded by the exons ATGGCTCCCGCGAAGAAGGGCGGCGAGAAGAAGAAGGGTCGTTCTGCCATCAACGAGGTGGTGACCCGCGAGTACACCATCAACATTCACAAGCGCATCCATGGCGT GGGCTTCAAGAAGCGTGCCCCTCGGGCACTCAAAGAGATCCGGAAGTTTGCCATGAAAGAGATGGGAACTCCAGATGTGCGCATTGACACCAGGCTCAACAAAGCTGTCTGGGCCAAAGGAATAAG GAATGTCCCATACCGCATCCGCGTGAGGTTGTCCAGAAAACGTAATGAGGATGAAGATTCCCCAAACAAGCTCTACACTTTGGTTACCTACGTACCTGTCACCACTTTCAAAA ATCTACAGACAGTCAATGTGGATGAGAACTGA